A region of Elusimicrobiota bacterium DNA encodes the following proteins:
- a CDS encoding cysteine--tRNA ligase, producing MPPKISKQSAPSVADVHLTNTLSGRLEKFEPIDPARVGLYVCGLTPYDSTHLGHARCYVTFDLVRRTFEAAGYKLTHVQNFTDIDDKIIARAKEKKMSPFALATNFMEEYFEAIDPLNVLRAHHYPRVTQHIREIVDLTDRLVKKGFAYPAENGDVYFAVARFAGYGKLSKRNTEELLSGARVEVSPHKKDPLDFALWKASAEEGASWESPWGRGRPGWHIECSAMSSKYLGQPFDLHGGGQDLIFPHHENEIAQSEAAQDTPFARYFMHNGFVTVNKEKMSKSLGNFFSLKDIYKSFPPRVVRYYLLTEHYRRPLDFSDAALQEAAAALSRLDEAAELLLFIGGTGKISAAEAKSILKEKMLACLTRDFHSPSALALLQEWAGRVFDAFKKRALSAEAAQQSLHEASACARSLLGIEFPALPREHPKGALALLHERERHRTGKKFQEADAIRRRLLEEFGLLAEDTPYGPRLKNKN from the coding sequence ATGCCGCCAAAAATTTCAAAACAAAGCGCTCCGTCCGTGGCGGACGTCCATTTGACCAACACTCTTTCCGGGCGCCTGGAAAAATTTGAGCCCATCGATCCTGCCCGGGTCGGGCTTTATGTCTGCGGTTTGACGCCTTATGATTCAACGCATTTGGGCCATGCCCGCTGCTATGTCACGTTTGATTTAGTCCGCCGGACATTTGAAGCCGCCGGGTACAAGCTCACGCATGTCCAAAACTTCACGGATATCGACGATAAAATCATCGCACGGGCCAAAGAAAAAAAGATGTCCCCGTTCGCTTTGGCGACGAATTTCATGGAGGAGTATTTCGAGGCGATCGATCCGCTCAATGTGCTGCGGGCGCATCATTACCCGCGCGTCACCCAGCATATCCGCGAAATCGTTGATTTGACCGATCGCCTGGTTAAAAAAGGATTTGCTTATCCGGCGGAAAACGGCGACGTTTATTTTGCGGTGGCGCGTTTCGCCGGCTACGGGAAATTGTCCAAACGCAATACCGAGGAGCTGTTATCCGGCGCCCGGGTCGAGGTGTCCCCGCATAAAAAAGACCCGTTGGATTTTGCGCTATGGAAGGCGTCGGCCGAGGAGGGAGCTTCATGGGAATCTCCCTGGGGGCGGGGGCGTCCGGGCTGGCATATCGAGTGCTCGGCTATGTCCTCAAAATATCTGGGCCAGCCCTTCGATCTGCACGGCGGCGGCCAGGACCTGATTTTTCCGCATCATGAAAATGAAATCGCGCAAAGCGAAGCGGCCCAAGACACTCCGTTCGCGCGGTACTTCATGCACAACGGCTTCGTTACGGTGAACAAGGAAAAAATGTCCAAATCCTTGGGAAATTTTTTCAGCTTAAAGGACATTTATAAAAGCTTTCCGCCGCGCGTGGTGCGTTATTATTTGTTGACCGAGCACTACCGGCGTCCGCTGGATTTTTCAGACGCGGCTCTTCAAGAAGCAGCGGCGGCTTTATCCAGGCTTGACGAAGCCGCGGAACTTCTTTTATTCATCGGCGGGACGGGTAAAATTTCCGCCGCCGAGGCCAAATCGATTTTGAAGGAGAAAATGCTGGCTTGCCTAACCCGTGATTTTCACAGCCCTTCGGCTTTGGCCCTTCTTCAGGAATGGGCTGGACGGGTTTTTGACGCGTTTAAAAAGAGAGCCCTGTCGGCAGAAGCGGCGCAACAGTCGCTTCACGAAGCCTCGGCCTGCGCCCGTTCGCTTTTGGGCATCGAGTTCCCCGCTCTTCCCCGGGAACATCCTAAAGGAGCCCTGGCGCTTCTTCATGAGAGAGAGCGTCATCGAACCGGCAAAAAATTTCAAGAGGCGGACGCCATCCGGCGGCGGCTTCTTGAGGAATTCGGGCTGTTGGCCGAGGATACGCCCTATGGGCCCCGGCTGAAGAACAAAAATTAA
- the rlmB gene encoding 23S rRNA (guanosine(2251)-2'-O)-methyltransferase RlmB — MFPICGKRAVAEALRSKRAHAFKNLLIAESRDRVRAPARRADEETVEGRQTENRDSDVEEIFHLAKQRGVGVKTASAEELTRWAPGWTSHQGMVLLLAKEPRPLSLDDLIGKISGQERAFLVALDGVTDHQNIGAIARSAACFGVAAILAPEDRAAPLIHPATWRVAQGAAEHLEFCNVVNLSRALQSLKDAGFWIVGAASQGGKGPEALGGWPKKLCLVLGSEEKGLRRLVAETCDFLLTFPQERPGGLDSLNLASAAAILFWEVYRSEKIRR; from the coding sequence ATGTTTCCCATCTGCGGTAAACGCGCGGTGGCCGAGGCTTTGCGCTCCAAACGCGCTCATGCGTTTAAAAATCTTCTCATCGCGGAAAGCCGCGACCGAGTCCGGGCGCCCGCTCGGCGGGCGGATGAGGAAACGGTTGAAGGTCGGCAGACCGAAAACCGCGACAGCGACGTCGAGGAAATCTTTCATTTGGCCAAACAACGCGGCGTCGGCGTCAAAACCGCGTCCGCAGAAGAGTTAACGCGTTGGGCGCCCGGCTGGACGAGCCATCAAGGGATGGTTTTGCTTCTGGCCAAGGAGCCCCGGCCTTTAAGCCTCGATGATTTGATCGGGAAAATTTCCGGCCAAGAGAGGGCTTTCCTGGTCGCGCTTGACGGCGTTACGGATCATCAGAATATCGGCGCTATTGCGAGGTCCGCGGCTTGTTTCGGCGTCGCCGCCATTCTTGCGCCCGAGGACAGGGCTGCTCCTCTTATCCATCCCGCGACATGGCGTGTGGCTCAAGGCGCGGCCGAACATTTGGAATTTTGCAACGTGGTCAACTTATCCCGCGCGCTTCAATCCTTGAAGGACGCCGGCTTTTGGATTGTGGGCGCCGCCTCCCAAGGGGGCAAGGGCCCGGAGGCCTTGGGCGGCTGGCCGAAAAAATTATGCCTGGTTTTAGGCAGTGAAGAAAAAGGGTTGAGGCGTTTGGTTGCGGAGACCTGCGATTTCTTGTTGACGTTCCCGCAGGAGCGGCCCGGAGGCCTTGATTCTTTGAATTTGGCGTCGGCCGCCGCGATTTTATTTTGGGAAGTATACCGCAGCGAGAAAATAAGACGATAG
- a CDS encoding type II toxin-antitoxin system HipA family toxin, whose product MSETLLVYWAKSLIGYLRYENNKNFVFQYAPEWLSNPEAFPLSIRMGLKAEPYPDQVCRLFFANLLPEGSVRTYVAQKLGVSESNDFALLKELGRECAGAVSLFPEDEPPSGNGDYVPLSTQELSGMIRDMEKIPLLFPRQEIRLSLAGAQQKLPVYIEDEKIYLPVSGAPSSHILKPQIADIEAAVENEAFCMALAGNCGLPVPKSFIFTKIEHSVYFIERYDRKKNEQGKLVRIHQEDFCQALGLGYSQKYEFEGGPSLAKCFTLLSESGTQPAIDKNYTLLWVFFNYLIGNCDAHAKNISLLITKKDYRLAPFYDLLSTQIYPRLSRNLAMKIGGQNDPNYVTRKNWERLATDAGMSFIAIAATGKEIAGKLPDVAATLANEFYARYGNQETVDKINKNIALMTGRLISSLS is encoded by the coding sequence ATGAGTGAAACTCTTTTGGTTTATTGGGCAAAAAGCCTGATAGGTTATTTGCGTTATGAAAATAACAAAAATTTTGTATTCCAGTATGCTCCAGAGTGGTTATCCAACCCGGAAGCCTTCCCTCTTTCAATCAGAATGGGTCTAAAGGCAGAACCTTATCCCGATCAGGTTTGCCGGCTATTTTTTGCCAATCTATTGCCCGAAGGCAGCGTGCGCACTTATGTGGCGCAAAAATTAGGCGTCTCCGAATCCAATGATTTCGCGCTGTTAAAAGAATTGGGTAGGGAATGCGCGGGCGCCGTGTCTTTATTTCCGGAGGATGAACCTCCGTCGGGAAACGGCGATTATGTTCCTCTGTCTACGCAAGAACTCAGCGGCATGATCCGAGACATGGAGAAAATCCCTCTTCTTTTTCCTCGACAGGAGATCAGACTGTCTTTGGCAGGCGCTCAGCAAAAACTACCCGTTTATATTGAGGATGAAAAAATTTATCTTCCTGTCAGCGGCGCTCCCAGCTCCCATATTCTCAAGCCCCAAATCGCCGACATTGAGGCAGCGGTAGAAAACGAGGCTTTCTGCATGGCATTAGCTGGAAATTGCGGCCTGCCTGTTCCGAAATCATTCATCTTTACCAAAATTGAGCACTCTGTTTATTTTATTGAACGTTACGATCGCAAAAAAAATGAACAGGGAAAACTGGTGCGGATCCATCAGGAGGACTTCTGCCAAGCGCTTGGTCTTGGCTATTCTCAAAAATATGAATTTGAGGGCGGTCCCAGCCTTGCGAAATGTTTTACCCTTCTATCAGAGAGTGGAACCCAACCCGCAATTGATAAAAATTACACCCTGCTATGGGTATTTTTTAATTATTTGATCGGAAATTGCGATGCTCACGCTAAAAATATTTCTCTGTTAATCACCAAAAAAGACTACCGATTGGCTCCCTTCTACGATCTGCTATCCACCCAAATTTATCCCCGTCTTTCTCGTAACTTAGCCATGAAAATTGGAGGTCAAAACGATCCTAATTATGTGACTAGGAAAAATTGGGAACGGCTGGCTACTGATGCCGGTATGAGTTTTATAGCTATCGCGGCTACAGGCAAAGAAATCGCCGGCAAGCTTCCCGATGTGGCGGCTACCTTAGCCAATGAATTTTACGCTCGCTATGGTAATCAAGAAACTGTCGATAAAATTAACAAAAATATCGCCCTTATGACAGGACGTCTGATTAGTTCTTTAAGTTAA
- a CDS encoding helix-turn-helix transcriptional regulator — protein MKQNTKAIIKNPSDIGALVRQARAAAGLTQIQAARACGVGIRFLSDLENGKSSIHLGKTIQVLNGLGLRLVMKRKEISDE, from the coding sequence ATGAAACAAAACACCAAGGCAATCATTAAAAATCCATCGGATATAGGCGCGCTGGTCCGTCAGGCTAGAGCAGCCGCTGGGCTCACTCAAATCCAAGCAGCCAGGGCATGCGGCGTTGGCATCCGGTTTCTTTCGGATTTGGAAAACGGAAAATCGTCTATCCACTTAGGAAAAACTATTCAGGTCTTAAATGGACTGGGCTTGCGTCTAGTAATGAAGAGAAAGGAAATTAGCGATGAGTGA
- a CDS encoding PorV/PorQ family protein has protein sequence MWSGERFITKHVYPPEQPARKSKVWLVAALVALAWILTMALSLFAQTTQKTGAEFLNIPVGARPVGMGGAYTALANDISSLHWNPAGLALMNQPEIGAMYSQWLLDSQYNFLGFGYPAKTGTFAGSISVLSQGESEARGQNRERTGSIKAQDQSLALGYGRRIGSIQAGLNTKLIQSEIAGYRANTFAFDLGLMVFARSHSPISLGLALQNVGPGIRFIEQRDPLPLSLSGGLSYRLPVGIALALDVKQQLISHKTNINIGTEYQALPVLSLRGGYIAALGQQIPLAGNGGLDGISGGVGFRLMGAQIDYAFKPFGLLGDTHRVSLGARF, from the coding sequence ATGTGGTCAGGTGAACGTTTTATAACCAAACATGTGTATCCGCCGGAGCAGCCGGCGCGAAAGAGCAAGGTTTGGCTGGTGGCTGCGCTGGTTGCTTTAGCCTGGATTTTGACCATGGCCTTGTCCCTTTTTGCCCAAACAACGCAGAAAACAGGGGCCGAGTTTTTGAATATTCCCGTGGGAGCCCGGCCCGTGGGCATGGGCGGGGCTTACACGGCCTTGGCCAATGACATTTCCTCTTTGCACTGGAACCCGGCAGGACTGGCTTTAATGAACCAGCCTGAGATCGGGGCCATGTATTCTCAATGGCTGTTGGACAGTCAATATAATTTCCTGGGATTTGGGTATCCGGCCAAAACAGGAACGTTTGCAGGTTCGATCAGCGTTTTATCCCAGGGAGAATCCGAAGCCAGGGGACAAAACAGGGAACGAACAGGCTCCATCAAAGCCCAGGATCAATCTTTAGCTTTAGGTTATGGCCGAAGGATCGGGTCAATACAAGCAGGATTAAATACCAAGCTGATTCAAAGCGAGATTGCGGGATATCGGGCTAATACTTTCGCCTTTGATTTGGGATTGATGGTTTTTGCACGTTCCCATTCTCCCATATCCCTGGGCTTAGCTCTGCAGAACGTGGGCCCAGGGATTCGATTTATCGAGCAGCGCGATCCATTGCCGTTAAGTCTTTCCGGAGGATTAAGCTACCGACTGCCGGTGGGCATTGCCTTGGCCTTGGACGTCAAACAACAACTCATCAGCCATAAAACCAATATCAATATCGGCACCGAGTACCAGGCCCTGCCGGTCCTGAGCCTGCGCGGCGGCTATATCGCGGCCCTCGGCCAACAAATTCCGCTGGCCGGCAACGGTGGATTAGATGGAATCTCCGGCGGCGTGGGATTCCGTTTGATGGGGGCTCAGATTGATTATGCTTTCAAGCCATTCGGGCTTTTAGGGGATACGCATAGGGTGAGCCTAGGAGCCCGTTTCTAA